The DNA segment AAACCATTGCCcccatatttatttatgtccATACAATCCAATATATGTAATGAAACAAATGCAGATTTTGAGAGAACTAAGTgttgaaaatagaaattttgatattctctttaaggaaaaaaaaacaattatatgagACAACAGTTTTTAAAGCACTATGTTAAGATTTAAATTACCACTGCGTCATATCATTACAAAGAGCAAGGCCGTAACAAATGCTACCtcctttccttttttattcttcaaaaacCCTAGACCGaattaagaatttgaaatttaagattttgaaattttatcctTCACCTAACTAGAGATTTAGAAGAACAAGAAAGAATTTGTTAAAGTGACCACAGTTACAAAGATGACCGGTATTATAAACATCTATTCCACATATGCTCCAGTGTTCATAATCCCATCTGCTTATGATGTTAAGCACATCAATAATTGCTGTAGTTTGAGTGAACTGAAGGAGCATATAAGGAATTTAAAGCAATTTTAACGTAAACAGAATAGTAATAAATAGTACTTCTTAAACAGTGTCGTTACCTAAACGGTGTTTATACTGGAGCAGATGGAAAGTGATAGAACATGATAAAAACACAAGACTTACATTACAAAttgtaacaattttataactgAGGCCATCTTTACTTCAatgaatctgctttcttcaaaaATTAACCCAAAAAATAAAGTTCAGGTCCTTTTACCTGAATTGAGAACACATCTTCAATTGGCATTAGGAAGGGCTTGTCAAGTTGGCGAACAGGGTCAGGAATGTATGCATCTACAACATCCATTAATTTTAGAATGGCCTGTCTTCCAATCTCGTCATTTGTACCCTGTAAAGCAGACAACGCTGAACCTCTAATGATCGGGATTTCATCCCCAGGGAACTTGTAGAAGCTCAGTAGCTCTGCAAAAAACAttatcataaaaacacattttagcAAACACAAAGATTACAGAAACTTAAGCAGGTTTATTCATTTTCTGAGCATGGACAAGAGAAGAGAAGCCTTAGAGAAACACCCTACCACGTAACTCCATTTCTACAAGCTCTAACAACTCTGGATCATCAACAGCATCAACTTTATTTAGAAAGCAAACAAGAGATGGCACACCAACCTGCATAAtacatttaaagataaaatatgtcaATCTAGAAGTAAGGAGAAAGGTGTAGACGTTCTaggtatatatatacaaacCACATCAGTAGAATACCTACTTGGCGAGCAAGAAGAATGTGCTCCTTGGTTTGAGGCATTGGTCCATCAGGTGCAGATACAACAAGTATACCACCATCCATCTGGGCAGCTCCCGTAATcatattctgaaaaaaaaaacagacaaTTATAAAGCATACAGTGAAcaagaattaatttttatttaaactaaataaaaccaTTAGATAAACCATCTAGTAAGTACATCAAGGCAAGCTGGAATGCTAAACCCACCAGCATTCATGGAAAATAGGAATCTGACAAATGCAGCTGTTGCCAATATACAGTGTAATCAAtacctataaaatatattttgttacaaaCTAATCTACTTCCAAATTCCTAGCATAAATTTTCCATCTCATTTTGAAAAGAAGGTCAGGCTACACAAGCACCAAAATATGCTAAATTCCACAATTAACTATTATACAAGGTAAAATTGCTTAAATTTGTTCGCCACAACTTAGCCACCCAGCTTCCGTTAGGCAATTGATAactccaataaaaaaaaacattcttagAGAAACTAAACCAAATTCGAAAGCTTACTTTAACATAATCCGCGTGTCCAGGGCAGTCCACATGCGCATAATGTCGTTTTGCAGTCTCATACTCCACATGAGCCTGAAAACCGAAATATAGAGCAAGCATACATATCAACAGAAAACAACACAATCGATTGCAAGACCAAAAGAGTGCGATTCCATACCGTTGCAATGGTGAttcctctcttcttctcttcaGGAGCCTTGTCAATTTCATCAAAGGCCACAGCCTTAGCCTTCCCTTCATCCGCAAGCACCTGATCAAACCTAATTGAGTAATAAACACCAAAACATCCACCTCAACACACATTTAAACAAAGAGTGAATCAAGACCTTGGTGATTGCCGCAGTTAGCGTGGTCTTCCCATGATCCACGTGTCCAATAGTTCCGACATTAACGTGAGGCTTCCTGCAAAGTCAAACAATAAGatgaacaaaacaagtaaaagacATACTAATAACGATTACTGttacttgtatattttaaattttgcgaCGAAAAAGAGAAAGCGAGAGTGTTACGTTCTGGTGAAAGTTGCCATGGATCTCCACCATGGATTGGAATTGAAAGAATAGAAGGAGGTGGAGGTGGAGTCACTGGGAGTAGAGAGAGGAGAACGAGATACGGAAGAGTGGATTTGAGAGGCTAAGGGGAAGAGGCGGCGAGAAGTGGAAGAGGAGTGTCTGAGAAGAAGAGTGGCCATTGAAGAAGTGATGAGGAGAATGAAAAGCCCTAACTATGGAGTGCAGAGGCGAGGGTTTTAGGAGAAGGAAGACAAAAGCGAAGAGCAGTGAGTGCGAAGAGCGAGGGTTTTAGAATGGGCGCCCGACACCGACCCGTCATATTCGTGCGGCCCAATTCGAGCACTCTCATAATGTTTCGGAGCACATAcatacttctttttttctgttacaaatgtttttttcttcttgctccgacagaaaatatttgaagtgatttttatcttattgacttaatttaaagttttagataaatgaattaattcgTGTCTGGTTTAACTTATTTAGTTAAATGGTATCTTTTGGTAAATTTAGgtatattttatgagaaataattCTGTTCGAggtagaaaaaattatatattaggaCAGGGTTATTCTGGTTCAAAAACTGaccatttttctctttattttattttttttatgaaaatgcaTTAACTTGtgataagtataaataaaatgaataaataaattaaaagataatttatgtaatatagGTTTTACTTGTTTGTTTAGTATAGATGCtttatattcaacttttttcattttgagtcaactctaattttcttttcttattttttaaacgaATGTATAGATAGGagttttatacttttagtcGGTATTTcctcttttgaatttttaaacgAATGTATATAATTGTTTCTTTGCTTAAAATCATTTGCTTTTGTCGatgaaatcatataaaatagttACGTATTGTTGCTCTTTTGTaagcaataaaatattttcgatTTTAATGTTGTGAtacttttcaattaaatttgttttttaagaaactTTTAAAGGACAATGTTCTCTTTGCATCTTTTACTCCTTATCAATCTTTATTAGTATACTTTGACTTCAATTGAAGGGAGCCTAATGGTTGATTGGATGattcaatttctattttaaactcTCCTTGGTTGATGGAAATATCatggtgaaagaaaaaagaaaaatttaatgatgGGAAGTTGCTTGATGATGGACAATCTCTATCTTGTACTTCTAAGATTTAGTTTTAGACATGTTCCTACAAAACTTAAGTGCTCATATTTTTGCACTATTATTTTGGTAGACTTCaagatttaataatttataatatttttgttgatgttaatttttattgtatattttcttatcatacatattaatatgtatgatacaaaaaatatgtaataaatatcaatatcaacaaaaatattataagttattaaattacaaattaaaacttGATATAATGTATCAACTTATATTGAACTatggattatttataatattatatattagaaaaaatggttaaaattgaattcggatatatatatatatatatatatatatatatatatatatatatatatatatatattaataaataaataaaggttaAAGCTTCTAACCAGAACCTTGATCATGCAAAAAATTGTGTTAGGtgtacaaacatatttaatatttattttatataacttaaatctatatttacctgtatttttctattatattttcttttttccttttaatttacaaaattattatctcgttttaatatgatttttattttatatgatggtgaaaataactattcttgtttttgttttttgtgtataGCTTTTTGTTCTCGATTCATTTGAACATATACTTTGCTGGTTGGATTTGTTATTTTGAGCCAATTCCTCCGAGAAATTGACTTTCATACGAATCtttgaaaacatgaaacaaattaaaagtagaaaacaatttataaaatgtaatagtTTTCTTCGTATTGTTAATCACTTTGActatacatttaaatttagCACGACAGtgaattgaaattaatattatcatttttaaaaacactTTATGAACAATATTGATATAGTACAATTCGGTTAAAATAGTATagtccaaattaaaattaatatagtttgattcaaaagtgtaattagaaaaaatgtttGGTTCATAACAGTTGGTTCATATCGTTGTTCGGTTCACTAAATTCAGTTTAGTTTGTTAGAATAAAAgacaattcaattcaatttgtttgaataaaattaacgaaaatttgtatgaattaaatataaaatatgtgacAATAATACTGACTTTGTATGTGGTAATGACACTTGCTTGACATATGACACTGCCATGTGTCATAATGTTGACTTGGAtgtgaacaattttttaaaattttttaaaaaatttaaaaa comes from the Vigna unguiculata cultivar IT97K-499-35 unplaced genomic scaffold, ASM411807v1 contig_271, whole genome shotgun sequence genome and includes:
- the LOC114171467 gene encoding elongation factor Tu, mitochondrial-like encodes the protein MATLLLRHSSSTSRRLFPLASQIHSSVSRSPLSTPSDSTSTSFYSFNSNPWWRSMATFTRTKPHVNVGTIGHVDHGKTTLTAAITKVLADEGKAKAVAFDEIDKAPEEKKRGITIATAHVEYETAKRHYAHVDCPGHADYVKNMITGAAQMDGGILVVSAPDGPMPQTKEHILLARQVGVPSLVCFLNKVDAVDDPELLELVEMELRELLSFYKFPGDEIPIIRGSALSALQGTNDEIGRQAILKLMDVVDAYIPDPVRQLDKPFLMPIEDVFSIQGRGTVATGRVEQGVIKVGEEVEVLGLMQVCMFIESFPIYSCPLILPVGLKSVRCKVYGFSTNLVKLK